In the Lebetimonas natsushimae genome, one interval contains:
- a CDS encoding DJ-1 family glyoxalase III, whose product MAKVCVPLANGFEEIEATSLIDVMRRGGLDVIVAGVGGDVIYGAHNIRVIPDTKIELVNADELDLIVLPGGLPGAINLANDEHVQKLLKEMDEKGKYVGAICAAPYALQTAGVLKDKYTAYPGWEGNIRKEGYVSDAKVVEDKNVLTSKGPGTAICFGLEIVRKFAGEEIYKQLKAGLLADFC is encoded by the coding sequence ATGGCAAAAGTATGTGTTCCTTTGGCAAATGGTTTTGAAGAAATTGAAGCGACTTCTTTAATAGATGTTATGAGAAGAGGGGGTCTTGATGTAATCGTTGCCGGTGTAGGGGGAGATGTAATATATGGAGCTCACAATATCAGGGTAATTCCAGATACAAAAATTGAACTAGTTAATGCAGATGAACTGGATTTGATTGTTCTTCCAGGAGGACTTCCTGGGGCTATAAACTTGGCAAATGACGAGCATGTTCAAAAACTGCTTAAAGAAATGGATGAAAAAGGTAAATATGTAGGGGCAATCTGTGCAGCTCCTTACGCATTACAAACCGCAGGGGTATTAAAAGATAAATACACTGCATATCCTGGATGGGAAGGTAATATTAGAAAAGAAGGGTATGTAAGTGATGCGAAAGTGGTTGAAGATAAAAATGTTTTAACAAGTAAAGGTCCTGGAACTGCAATCTGTTTTGGACTTGAAATTGTCAGAAAATTTGCGGGAGAGGAAATTTATAAACAGTTAAAAGCAGGGTTGTTGGCTGATTTTTGTTAA
- a CDS encoding DMT family transporter produces MDRIFKKYSDVLLILTAIFWGSTFILMKKAIEDLPTFSFLFARFFLAFLLMLLIFYKKISFQKEDIIAATILGSINFVAYATQTYSLNYVPSNIVAFITALFVVFTPMFSYILFKRKIKTNSIIGVFIAVIGLYLLTLSGKLVFNVYEIYPLLCAIFCGLHVSVTDAFSKKYNIYTLVTFQFLMVALLSILFVPFESHNIRITPVVIFALFITSFFATVFAFFVQTYAQKYTSPTKTAIIFALEPVTAALFGIIYGERLTFLQIIGGLLVITATIISEIGDKIIKFFSPKN; encoded by the coding sequence GTGGATAGGATATTTAAAAAATATTCTGATGTTTTATTAATTTTAACAGCCATTTTTTGGGGCTCCACTTTTATTTTAATGAAAAAGGCAATAGAAGATCTGCCAACTTTTTCTTTTCTTTTTGCAAGATTTTTTTTGGCTTTTTTATTAATGCTTTTGATTTTTTACAAAAAAATTTCTTTTCAAAAAGAAGATATTATAGCTGCTACAATTTTAGGAAGTATAAATTTTGTAGCATACGCAACACAAACATATTCTTTAAATTATGTCCCATCAAACATAGTAGCTTTTATAACGGCACTTTTTGTTGTATTTACTCCTATGTTTTCTTATATTCTTTTTAAAAGAAAAATTAAAACAAATTCAATAATAGGTGTGTTTATTGCTGTAATTGGATTATATTTATTAACACTAAGCGGAAAACTGGTTTTTAATGTGTATGAAATTTATCCGCTTTTGTGTGCAATATTTTGTGGTCTGCATGTAAGTGTTACAGATGCTTTCTCTAAAAAATATAATATTTATACACTTGTTACTTTTCAATTTTTAATGGTTGCACTGTTAAGTATTTTATTTGTACCGTTTGAATCACATAATATAAGAATTACCCCTGTTGTGATTTTTGCACTTTTTATTACCTCATTTTTTGCCACAGTGTTTGCTTTTTTTGTTCAGACTTATGCACAAAAATACACATCCCCTACCAAAACAGCGATTATTTTCGCACTTGAACCGGTTACAGCAGCGCTTTTTGGAATAATATACGGAGAAAGATTAACATTTCTCCAAATTATTGGCGGTCTTTTAGTTATAACGGCAACAATAATAAGTGAGATAGGAGATAAAATTATTAAATTTTTCAGCCCAAAAAATTAA
- a CDS encoding amino acid ABC transporter permease: MKKSLLKKKEIGLLLASLFYIFLGYFLYNAASKINYAWKWDMIPKYFVYKAKIPLTSPCDGKLEIKNNKAVIICENKKTYQFDINGYKLEFKNGEYLYQDDEFAYKEQLKPGPFIMGLWVTIKISVISMFFAFLIGLIIAIIRLSGIPALDYIGSFYVTVIRGTPLLVQLFIFYFIVATIFALPRFWAGVMSLSIFYGAYIAEILRGAIQAVDKGQHEAAMSLGFTPIQKMYLIILPQALRKALPALVGELISLIKDSSLVSIISITDLTKVGREIVANTFSPFETWLTVAALYLMLTSILSFIGHKLEKRMKAQGGI; encoded by the coding sequence ATGAAAAAGTCATTATTAAAAAAAAAGGAAATAGGCTTACTTTTAGCCTCCCTTTTTTATATTTTTTTAGGGTATTTTCTATATAACGCTGCAAGCAAAATAAATTATGCCTGGAAATGGGACATGATCCCGAAATATTTTGTTTATAAAGCAAAAATTCCTCTTACCTCACCTTGTGACGGAAAATTAGAAATAAAAAACAACAAAGCCGTAATAATCTGTGAAAATAAAAAAACATATCAATTTGATATAAACGGATACAAACTTGAATTTAAAAACGGGGAATACTTATATCAGGATGATGAATTTGCATATAAAGAACAATTAAAACCGGGGCCTTTCATTATGGGGCTTTGGGTAACAATTAAAATTTCGGTTATTTCCATGTTTTTTGCATTTTTAATTGGACTTATTATTGCAATTATCAGGCTTAGCGGCATACCGGCCCTCGATTATATCGGAAGTTTTTATGTAACTGTAATCCGCGGTACGCCTCTGCTTGTACAGTTATTTATTTTTTATTTTATTGTTGCAACAATTTTTGCACTCCCTAGATTTTGGGCCGGAGTTATGAGTTTGTCAATATTTTACGGCGCTTATATTGCTGAAATTTTAAGAGGCGCCATTCAGGCAGTTGATAAAGGTCAACATGAAGCGGCAATGTCTCTTGGATTCACACCAATACAAAAAATGTATCTAATTATTTTGCCTCAGGCTCTTAGAAAAGCTCTTCCAGCCTTAGTGGGCGAGCTTATTTCATTAATAAAAGACAGTTCACTTGTATCTATTATTTCTATAACAGACCTTACAAAAGTTGGTAGAGAAATTGTTGCGAATACATTTTCGCCGTTTGAAACATGGCTTACAGTCGCAGCCCTATATTTAATGCTTACATCTATATTAAGTTTTATAGGTCATAAACTTGAAAAAAGAATGAAAGCTCAAGGCGGAATTTAG
- a CDS encoding transporter substrate-binding domain-containing protein, with product MKKLLFTVLALVSMLFAADFNLWQKSTLNQVLKKGELRVCLEPGYVPFEMRDKHGRIIGFDVDIAKKMSKDMGVKLKLVPTAWDGIISALITNKCDIIISGMTITQKRNLKVAFTNPYFLVGQTLLVNKKHKGVKSYKDLDKKGMVITTKLGVTGEIAARRMFKHATIKTFDSESAAVQEVLNNRADAFIYDKPYNELFMAGKGKGKLIFLNQDLTYEPLGFAINHGDPDFLNWLNNFLRQIKHDGTYEKLYNKWFRNTDWLKRVQ from the coding sequence ATGAAAAAATTACTATTTACCGTTTTAGCTTTAGTTTCAATGCTTTTTGCTGCAGATTTTAATCTTTGGCAAAAATCAACATTAAATCAGGTTCTTAAAAAAGGTGAACTAAGAGTTTGTTTAGAACCGGGTTACGTGCCGTTTGAAATGAGGGACAAACATGGAAGAATAATCGGATTTGATGTTGACATAGCCAAAAAAATGTCAAAAGATATGGGAGTTAAATTAAAACTGGTCCCTACTGCATGGGACGGAATCATCTCGGCACTCATTACAAACAAATGTGATATTATCATTTCAGGTATGACAATAACTCAAAAAAGAAACCTAAAAGTTGCATTTACAAATCCTTATTTCTTGGTTGGTCAAACACTTCTAGTAAACAAAAAGCACAAAGGTGTAAAAAGTTATAAAGATTTAGATAAAAAAGGAATGGTAATTACCACTAAACTTGGAGTAACAGGAGAAATAGCTGCAAGAAGAATGTTTAAACATGCTACTATAAAAACATTTGATTCAGAAAGTGCGGCAGTTCAGGAAGTATTAAACAACAGAGCTGATGCGTTTATATACGATAAACCATACAACGAACTATTTATGGCTGGAAAAGGTAAAGGTAAATTGATTTTTCTAAACCAAGATTTAACTTATGAACCTCTCGGATTTGCTATAAATCACGGCGATCCTGATTTTCTAAACTGGCTTAACAATTTCCTAAGACAAATTAAACACGACGGGACTTATGAAAAATTGTATAATAAATGGTTTAGAAATACTGACTGGTTGAAAAGAGTTCAATGA
- a CDS encoding amino acid ABC transporter ATP-binding protein, with translation MANDKIIQMKDIQKYYGNFHALKGVNFDVNKGEVVVVCGPSGSGKSTLIRCINRLEDIDSGKLIVDGKDLYDKKTNINKLRQEVGMVFQHFNLFPHLTILENITLAPIKVKKMPKKEAEELAMNLLERVKIPHQANKYPSELSGGQKQRVAIARTLAMKPKIILFDEPTSALDPEMIGEVLDVMKELARENYTIVCVTHEMGFAREVSDRIVFMDAGQIVEENTPEEFFNNPKTDRAKKFLSEILHH, from the coding sequence ATGGCAAACGACAAAATTATTCAAATGAAAGATATTCAAAAATATTACGGCAACTTTCATGCCTTAAAAGGTGTGAATTTTGATGTAAATAAAGGGGAAGTTGTAGTGGTCTGCGGACCAAGCGGAAGTGGGAAATCTACTCTTATCAGATGTATAAACAGACTTGAAGATATAGACAGCGGAAAATTGATTGTTGACGGGAAAGATTTATATGATAAAAAAACAAACATAAACAAACTACGCCAAGAAGTTGGGATGGTGTTTCAGCATTTTAACCTTTTCCCGCATCTGACAATCTTGGAAAATATTACATTAGCTCCAATTAAAGTAAAAAAAATGCCCAAAAAAGAGGCTGAGGAGCTTGCAATGAACCTGCTTGAGAGGGTTAAAATCCCGCATCAGGCAAATAAATATCCAAGCGAACTGAGTGGGGGACAAAAACAGAGAGTTGCAATTGCCAGAACACTTGCAATGAAACCGAAAATCATTCTTTTTGACGAACCTACAAGTGCATTGGATCCTGAAATGATAGGTGAAGTACTTGATGTTATGAAAGAATTGGCAAGGGAAAATTACACAATCGTATGTGTTACCCACGAAATGGGATTTGCAAGAGAAGTTAGTGACAGAATTGTATTTATGGATGCTGGTCAGATAGTTGAAGAAAACACACCTGAAGAATTTTTTAATAATCCTAAAACAGACAGGGCTAAAAAATTCTTAAGCGAAATCTTACATCATTAA